The region ACAGAGGAAGGTCTTCCTAGACCCTAGATCAGTTGCACCCACGGCGGGAGGTGGCACGGCCACGGCGGCTGGACTATGGCGCCCCCGCGGAATGTGGTGAAGATTGCCGTTCAGATGTCTGACGCCATCCCACAGCTTATCCAGCTAGACCAGGTCAATGGGACTGTCCGAACTTCGCCTCTCATTTCTGGGTTGTTTCTTTCCCCTCTGGCCAGCCCAGCCCACCCCTCCCAGCAGTCCCTCACCCCAACTCCTTACCCTCGCACCTTGTGTGACAATTCCACTTGCAGGCAAAGCCCCTGGCCACTGTTCTGAAGGAGGTGTGTGACACGTAAGTGCGGCAAGCCTGGgcaaagtgggggaggggcaggtggaaGAGGCGCCCCTGGATGTTCCTGGCAGTTTCCTGCTCTACAGGTGGAGCCTGACTCATCCGGAGCACTATGCCCTTCAGTTTGCTGATGGGCACAGGAAATACATCACAGAGAATGTGAGCCCCCTCCTAGCCCCACATTCCCCAGGATCTCTTTAACTCACCTGGTTTTGATTCCATATATTCATTCTCCCTGCTCTGAATGTGAGCTTTTACTGACAAGCTCCCACCCCACAAATTGAGGATACAGGTAACTATTCCAGAGTCCTTAACTGCGCTCCTTTCTGCTGTTCCCTCCAGAACCGCTCGGAGATCAAGAATGGAAGCATCCTGTGCCTCAGTACTGCCCCAGTAATGCTCTCTTCagccctctcctcttttcctacCCCTCTGCTGGGTAACTTTACTGCCGAAGACCCTCCCTCTGCAGCTGGTCTGAAGGCCCCAGCTCCTTAGTGCCCCACCTAGTGGACACCCAGACCATCACAGCTGCAGTTATTGGGGTAACATTCTTTAACCACTTCATCTCTCCTCTACTGCTCTTGGCAGGATCTGAAGGCCCAGCAGCTACTGAGTAGGCTGCAGAATGCGAGTCGTGAAGGGTGCTGTGAAGTCCTGAGAAACCTGGTCCCGCTGGCCTCAGACATGACCTTTGCCCAGGAGGTCATCAGTCGTGATGGGCTTCAGAAATTAAGCACCATCATTGAACATGGGGATGAGTGAGCACTGGGCCCAGGCGGACTGGGGGACATGGTAGGGCTTGGAAATCTTGCTCTGATCCTACTCATCCCCAGATGTTCTCTGTAGCCTAGGGGAGATGCTGGCCCTTGGTCTAAGGGCTTTCCTGGAGCTCATGGAACACGGAGTAGTGTCTTGGGAGACACTCAGCATTTCCTTTGTCAGGAAGGTGTGTGTCCCTTTCCAGGGGCAATGGAGTAGTGCCAGCGTCTAGTCCTCATGAGTGATAATGACACCCTCTATCCTTTACAGGTGGTATCTTATGTGAACATGAACTTGATGGATGCCTCTGTGCAGCCCCTGGCCCTCAGGCTACTGGAGAGTGTGACCCTGAGTAGCCCTACCCTGGGCCAGCTGGTGAAGAGTGAGGTGCCACTAGACCGGCTGCTAGTGCACCTGCAGGTGTAAGCCTCAGGGTATAGTATGAACAAGGGACGCAGTCCTAGACTCCAGATGGATAGCTGAGCCTCTTCTTTCTTACCACAGAATGAACCAGCTTCTGCAAACCAAGGCTATGGCACTGCTGACAGCCCTGCTGCAGGGGGCCAGCCCTGCTGAACGTAAGGTGAGTCCATGGTGACTAAATGAAGAACAGCAGCTAGTGCATGCTGTGCTCcaacttagagaaaaaaaaaaaaaaaaaaaaaaaaaaaagggttccTTCTCACCCATTGCAGGACATGCTTGACTGCCTATGGAAAAAGAATCTTCGCCAGTTCATCTACAAGGTAGGATGGGCCAGGCCAGGGAGACCCTCCCCTCAGTCTTCCTTTCCCAGCAAGTCTCACTCAAGCCTGGTTGTCTTCCAGAACATCATCCACAGTGCAGCACCCATGGGTGACGAGATGGCTCATCACTTGTATGTGCTGCAGGCTCTAACACTGGGGCTGCTGGAGCCACGTATGCGGACACCCCTTGATCCCTACAGTCAGGTGCAAGGGGTACAAAGGCTGGAGGGTCACCTAGAATCTTGCTTTCAATCTATGATCTTGACATGCCCCTTCCCATTAACTTTAGGAGCAGCGGGAGCAGCTACAGGCCCTGCGCCAGGCAGCCTTTGAACCAGACGGGGAATCCTTGGGCACAGGCCTGAGTGCTGACCGCCGCCGGTCTCTCTGTGTCCGAGAGTTCCGCAAGCTAGGCTTCTCTGTGAGTTACCCCTGCCATAGTTCCCATCCAAACCTCCTTCCAGGCTACAGTTATTCTAGGACTGTGGCCCTTCCTGAGCTGCCTGCACTCTCGTCTGTAGAATAGCAACCCGGCCCAGGACCTGGAACGTGTGCCCCCTGGCCTACTGGCCCTGGACAACATGCTCTACTTCTCCAGACATGCGCCTAGTGCATACAGTCGGGTTAGTAacaggctggggcagggggatggggcaGCAGCTCATCTTCATCAGGGTCTCCATGGAGATCCTGTTACCATTCTCTACTCCCACTGCCTCAGTTCGTGTTGGAGAACAGTAGCCGAGAGGACAAGCATGAATGCCCCTTTGCCCGGAGCAGCATTCAGCTGACAGTGTTGCTGTGTGAGCTGCTCCATGTTGGGGAGCCTTGTGAGTTGGGCTGGATCTGGTGTATTTGGGGACAGGGGACGGAAGGGCAGAGAGGGCCAGGGGCTGTAGATGCTTTCTCCCTGAGCCcctcctgcccccctgccccagGCTCCGAGACCGCCCAGGACTTCTCACCCATGTTCTTCAGCCAAGACCACAGTTTCCATGAGCTCTTTTGTGTGGCTATCCAGCTGCTGAATAAGACCTGGAAGGAAATGCGGGCAACACAGGAGGATTTTGACAAGGTGGGTAGGATGGAAACAGCAAGACCAGGGGGTCTTCTGGGAAGGGGTCTTGAACATAGGTCCTACACTGAGCTTGGCTGGTTCTAGGTAATGCAGGTGGTTCGGGAGCAGCTAGCCCGTACCCTGGCTCTGAAGCCCACCTCTCTGGAGCTCTTTCGAACCAAAGTAAATGCCCTCACCTATGGGGAAGTGTTGAGGCTGCGACAGACAGAGCGGCTGCACCAAGAGGGCACATTGGCCCCTCCTATCTTGTAAGTTGGTAGGGACCCCCAGTCTCAGTCCCCACCTTCCCCAGTGCACTGGGCCATGCTCCAGGTTAGCCCTGGTTAATGACTCTCAATCATCCAGGGAGCTCCGAGAGAAGCTGAAGCCAGAGCTCATGGGTTTAATCCGCCAGCAGCGTTTGCTCCGACTCTGTGAGGGAATGCTCTTCCGCAAGATCAGCAGCCGGAGACGCCAGGGTCTCTGAATGGGCTAAAGGTGTGAGGAGGGGGATTATCTGGGGTCAGAGCCCTTCTCATCACTCCTCTTTTCTGCAGACAAGCTATGGTTTTGCTGTTtatcccccaaccataaagtacTGCAGTATGGCGATGTGGAGGAGGGCGCCAACCCTCCCACCTTAGAAAGCCTAACTGAACAACGTAAGGAGGGCAGGGCTCAGGCTCCTaccctgctccctctccctgtAGGCCCCCATATCTCGGGTCAGCCTTGGGCCATGGTGGTCAGCCAagtcttttttttacagtccctGTGGCTGACATCAGGGCACTCCTAATGGGCAAGGACTGCCCCCATGTCCGGGAGAAGGGCTCTGGGAAACAGAACAAGGTGACTACTGCAGTAGGGTCAGAGGCTCCG is a window of Rattus rattus isolate New Zealand chromosome 17, Rrattus_CSIRO_v1, whole genome shotgun sequence DNA encoding:
- the Elmo3 gene encoding engulfment and cell motility protein 3 — encoded protein: MAPPRNVVKIAVQMSDAIPQLIQLDQAKPLATVLKEVCDTWSLTHPEHYALQFADGHRKYITENNRSEIKNGSILCLSTAPDLKAQQLLSRLQNASREGCCEVLRNLVPLASDMTFAQEVISRDGLQKLSTIIEHGDDLGEMLALGLRAFLELMEHGVVSWETLSISFVRKVVSYVNMNLMDASVQPLALRLLESVTLSSPTLGQLVKSEVPLDRLLVHLQVMNQLLQTKAMALLTALLQGASPAERKDMLDCLWKKNLRQFIYKNIIHSAAPMGDEMAHHLYVLQALTLGLLEPRMRTPLDPYSQEQREQLQALRQAAFEPDGESLGTGLSADRRRSLCVREFRKLGFSNSNPAQDLERVPPGLLALDNMLYFSRHAPSAYSRFVLENSSREDKHECPFARSSIQLTVLLCELLHVGEPCSETAQDFSPMFFSQDHSFHELFCVAIQLLNKTWKEMRATQEDFDKVMQVVREQLARTLALKPTSLELFRTKVNALTYGEVLRLRQTERLHQEGTLAPPILELREKLKPELMGLIRQQRLLRLCEGMLFRKISSRRRQDKLWFCCLSPNHKVLQYGDVEEGANPPTLESLTEQLPVADIRALLMGKDCPHVREKGSGKQNKDLYELAFSISYDHGEEEAYLNFIAPSKRDFYLWTDGLSALLGSTMGSEQTRLDLEQLLTMETKLRLLELENVPIPEHPPPVPPPPTNFNFCYDYSITEP